AATGCGGCCGTCCTTGATTGCCACGTCGCCAACGAACGACGGCATGCCGGAGCCATCGTAAATTCGCCCGTTCCTCAAAATTAGATCATGCATAGCGCCTCCGTGGAGGGATGATTGGAACCGGCGCAACTATAGTCCGACGCACGAAATCGCCGCAAGCGAATTATTTGCAAGGCTTCAATGTATCCATGAACATCGGATGGCTCGAATCCGTTTGCTCTTAAGGTTATACAAACAGAAAGAGCATCGAGCGGTACTTGCACCGATAGCGAAAGGCAATCCGAAGGAGAAAAAAACCAGAGTATTCGCGGGTTGGGAACTAACCCCGCCCTTTGGAAACCCCACTTCGAAGCGTGGGTGCATCGACAAGGTCAGGAGATGACCTTGCTAACGCATGGCAACGGCTTTCACTTGGTTGTAGTCAGTCCAGCCTTGCAAAACCTTCAAGACACCATCTTGCACCAATGTCGTCATGCCCTCGGCAAGCGCGAGCTTGTGCAACTCAGCCACCGTGGCGCGGCTGTGGATCCATTGCTTGACCCTTTCCGTGTTGATCAGGAGCTCGTGCAGTCCAATGCGACCACGGTAGCCGCTGTCGCGGCAGGCAGGACAGCCTTTGCCACGATATAAGAAAAAGCTCTCATCGTATGCGATCTCTAACTTAGCGAAGGCTTCTTCGCCGTAGCCGTAGATTAAGGCATCGTACTCATCCCGGGTCGGGTGATACTTTTCCCTGCAGCTCTCACAAATGCAGCGCGCCAGCCGTTGCGCCAGCACACCGAGCAGCGAATCGGCAAAATTAAACGGGTCAACGCCCATTTCCGGCAAGCGAGTCACCGTTTCCACGGAACTATTGGTGTGAAGCGTCGACAACACTAGATGCCCAGTGAGCGATGCCTCGATGGCCACATCGGCAGTTTCACGATCGCGGATCTCGCCGACCATAATAACGTCCGGGTCGGCGCGCAAAAACGCCCGCATGGCGGTGGCGAATGTGAAGCCGATTTTGGAATTCACCTGCACCTGGCGCAGCCCCGGCTGCGTCAACTCCACGGGATCTTCCGCCGTCCAGATCTTACGATGGGTTTCGTTGATAGCACTCAGGGCTGAGTGCAGCGTCGTGGTTTTTCCCGAACCGGTGGGACCAACGCAGAGAATCAATCCATAGGGCTTTGCCAAGATTGTGCGAAACTCACGGAGGTTGCGCGCGATCATGTGCAGTTCGTCGAGGGGCAGCGGTTTTTCCGCGGTGAGCAGCCGGAGCACAACGTCTTCGTTGCCTAAGCCGGCCGTGGGGATCGTCGCGACGCGCAGCTCGATGCTGCGGTCGCGCAGGCGGAATTTGATCTTGCCGTCCTGCGGCTTGCGCCGCTCGGCAATGTCGATGCCCGCCATGATCTTAAGCCGCGATACCAGGGCGCGACGATACGCGGACGGGACCCGCAGATATTCAAAACAACGGCCGTCAACGCGGAAGCGGATCAACGTTTCAAGTTGCCCGCCCTGCGGCTCGATGTGAATGTCAGACACCCCCTGTTTTGAAGCCTCCGAGATGATCTGGTTCACCAACCTGACGACACCGCTGTCGTTTTCGTTGACCAGAACCTCTTCCTTAACCTCTTTCTGTTCATCCCAATCGGCTTCCTCCAGTTGACCCAAGATCGCGCTTAGGGACTCGACCCGTGCTTTGCTCTCCGCTGGCCCGTTGATTGAATTAATGTACCTCAAGATATCGTCGCGCAATCCAACTCGGCGCTCTATCTCTTTGCCTGGAAACAGGCGCTGGATGTCTTGAACCTTTGTGTGCGCATAGGGATCGTCAAGCAACACAACGACCGATTTGTCCGTCACCCGCAGCGGCACCCAGAAGTTGGCTTTGAGATAGCTCAGGTTGACACCGCGCAATTGCTCGCGGGCGACAGTCTGCTTCTCGTCAAACTCCATGAATGGACAGCGATAGTACACGCTCAGCGCCACGCCGATTTCCTTGCGGCCGACGCGGTAGCGTTCCATGAGAATATTTTCCACCGGGACGGCCATGCGTTGCGCGTCTTTTTGAGCGGCATCAACCTCCGCTTGCTGCAAACGCCCAGCTATGACCAAAGCGTCGAACTTGCCGCGCGGCTGTTTCGCACCGTTGCCGTCGCTTTGTGATTGCTCATAAAGTGCCCGGATCAACGTGGCTTCATCGATCAAGCCCTTCTCCATCATCACCGCGCCGAGCTTTTTACGCGGGTTCTGTTTGCGCTGATGTTCGAGGGCGTCTTGAAGTTGTGCCGCGTTGATCAAGCCCAGGTGCGCCAACAGCTCGCCGAGGGGAATGCGCTTATGGTGCTTCATCAATACAGTGCCAAGTTGCTGCGTCGAAACGAAGCCCAGCGCGACGCAGACCTTGCCCAGTGGCATCGTCGGACATTCTTTCTTCTGTGCCTCGAGTCCGCGGGCCAGCTGTTCTTTGCTCAAGAATCCCTCACGAGCCAAGATTTCACCGATCTTAGGATTGCTTAATGGAATCGTCTGCAACATGATTGTTCTGGAAATGCTCGCGTGATCAGAGTTCTCTCAAATCATTTCATCGGTAACTGATGCCAAAAGCTTAGCATGGCGGCTTGGGGCTCCATGCTTTTCATGCGAGATGTTAACCACTGTCGAGACTTTGACAGAGGCTGCGATCAACAAACCTGAAAAGGATTTTATGATTTCGATCATTCGGGTATTTGGGAATTTTCTCTGCGCGCTCGCAGTGCCGCTGTTGTTTGCTCCTGCGCTCGTATTCGGCGCCGAGTCACGTCCCGGTTGGCAAGCCGATTGGGACAAGACGGTGAAAGCCGCCGAAGAAGAAGGCGGCCTAAACATCTATATGACCTCCGCCTTTGAGTCAGTCTTTCGTGAAGCTTTCCAAAAAAAATTCCCCAAGATCAAAGTCTCGACGGTCGTTGGCCGCGGCTTTCAGCTAGGGCAGCGTGTCATGAACGAACGGCGCGGCGACAAATACATTCCCGATCTCTGCATCACAGGCAACATCACGCCGCTGACGGTTTTCCACAAGGCAAAAATCCTGGAGCCGATCAAACCTTTGTTGGTTTGGCCCGAAGTTGTGAACGAATCGGTCTGGTACGACCGCAAGCACAACTACAACGACCCGGAGGGGCGCTACATTTTTGTCTTCGAGGGCACGCCGCGCGCCGGCGACATCACTTTCAATACCAAAATGGTCAATGCCAACGAGATTCGCTCCTATTGGAATCTTCTCGACCCCAAGTGGAAAGGAAAGATCGTCACCATCGACCCGCTAGTTGCCGGGCCGATCAACACGCCGCAAATCTATTTTTATAAACACCCCGACCTCGGCCCGGAGTTTCTCCGCCGGCTCTACGCTGAAACCGACATGACCGTGGTCCGCTCCGACGACCAGTTGATCGACTGGCTCAGCACGGGTAGATACGCACTCGGGTTTGGCGCGCGCGACGTCGACAAGGCGATTTCCCAGGGGCTGCCGGTGAATCAGTTCGTTTCCAACCACATGAAAGAAGGCGCGTCGCTCGCCACCTACAACGGCACCTTGAGTTTCTTCAATCGCGCGCCTCACCCAAATGCCGCGAAGGTTGCGGTGAACTGGCTGTTATCCAAAGAAGGCCAGAGCATCTGGCTCGATCACAACGCCCGAACTTTCGGCCAATATGACTCCCTGCGCGAAGACATTGCCAAGGACAAAGTCCTGGATTCGGCGAAGCGCGTCAAAGGCGGACGCTATCTGTGGATTAAGACCGAATGGATCGAAGAGTTGGACACGATACGCGAGTTAATCAAAAAGGCACTGCCGGCGAAGTCTTAGGCTGAACTGTTCATGCGACGGGGAAAACCCATGGCACTCTGTCGATCGAAGTGGACCTCTGGAGGAGCGAAGGCATCAGCGCGAATCGTTCGGTTTGATTCGCCGAGGCTTGGTATATCTTCGACCTTTCCAACGCCATTCGCAGAGCCGGGCGACCGCCGGTCGCCCCTACAGGACGGCGTCGAAGCGGATATCTGTTGCCTTCGCTCCGGAAGAGTTTCACTTCGATCGCGTCGCAGCGATGAGTAATCAGGGTTAGGCTGCTAAAAACTTGCGACTGACTCGCGGCGAACGGATCGGAGATTGAAATCGTTGAAAACAATCCATTCATCTGGCTTGTCGAAGCATTCTTATGAGTTTTGCATCGGCCTGCTGGACACGCGATATTTAGACTAGGCGAAGGAATAATATGAAACACAGCACGGAAAGAATTTTAGTTTCCCACGTCGGCAGCTTGGCGCGCCCCAAAGATTTGATGGAAATGTTGGTGGCACGAAACGAGGGCAGAGCCTACGACAAAGCGACGCTCAGCAAGCGCATGCGCGAGTCAGTCGCCGAAGTGGTCGCAAAACAAATCGAGTGCGGCATCGATGTCGTCAACGACGGCGAACTCGGCAAATCGAACTTTTCCCGCTACACCAAAGAGCGCCTCGGCGGCTTCGTCGAGCGAACCGCCGACCTCAATTTCAAACCGACGTCAATTTTTGGCCGCGACATGAAAGAGTTCACGGAATATTTCAACCGTGGGGGCCGCACGGCCATCGGCCATCATGCGCGCGTGTTCTACGCGGTGGAGCCACTCAAGTATGTCGGCCAAGAAGAAGTGCAAGAAGACATCGCCAACTTGAAAGCCGCCCTCCAAGGCAAGAAATATGAAGAAGCATTCCTCCCCGCCATCGCACCCGGCACGATGGAGCATTGGATGAAGAACGAATACTACAAGACCAACGAGGAATATTTATTCGCCATCGCCGGCGCCATGGCCGAAGAGTACAAGGCCATCGTCGACGCTGGCTTCGTCTTACAGATCGACGATCCCGATCTTGCCGACGCTTGGCAGATGTTTCCCGACATGTCGTTGGCCGATTACCGCAAATATCAAGAGCTGCGCGTCGACGCGCTCAACCACGCACTCAAGGGTTTGCCCGAAGATCGCATCCGCTTCCACATGTGCTGGGGCAGCTATCATGGGCCGCACAAATACGACATGCCGCTCAAGGACATCATCGACATCATTCTCAAAGTGCGCGCAAGCTGCTATTCGATTGAAGCTTCCAACCCGGTGCACGAGCACGAGTGGCGGGTCTGGCAGGAAGTAAAACTTCCCGCCCGTAAAATGCTCATGCCCGGCGTCATCGGCCACTGCAGCGATTTCATCGAACACCCGCGAGCGATCGCCGATCGCCTCGTGCGCTACGCGAAGATCGTCGGCAAGGACAACGTCATCGCCGGCACCGACTGCGGTATCGGTTCACGCGTCGGCCACCCGCAGGTGGGCTGGGCCAAATTCCAAGCCATGGCCGAAGGCGCCCGCATCGCGAGCAAAGAGCTTTGGGGATAACCAAAAATGGGGTGATGGAGTATCGGAGTGATGGAGTGTTGGAGTGTTGGGTTTTCGGAACCCATTACTCCACGACTCCAACACTCCATCACTCCGGAATGCCTCGGTCAACTTGCCGGTGAAAACTTCATCAGATGACTTTGAGTCGTACCCACCCCAGCGGCGGCCTCGGTGCTGCTCTTGATGATGCTGCGCGTTTCCGGGCTGTAATAGTAAGTTGACGTGCTTGTACCGGAATTGGCACGGTTGGCGCGGTCAGTTTTCACAACTTATAGGCTTTGAAATCGCCCGCCGGCACGGTCACCTGTTCTATGCCAACGACATTCACCTCCACAGATCGTGATTGATCTTGCCGCGCGCCGGCAGGTCGGGTTTTATACTCGTAGCTCCACTTCTGGCCAACTGAAAGGGGGAACTTCAAATCCTGTCGTTGCTCGCTCCTGCCGATCCATCGCAGCGTCGTTTGACCTGGCCCATCGGCTTGTATCGGGACCTCTGTTTTTTGATTTCCCTCGATCTGAGAGATTCGCGGTTGCCCCTGCACGATCGTAATCCCAATAGTTTTCTCCAGCGTTGCGGTCGAAGAGACCAGCTGATTTTCACGGCTTATTTCAATCCGCCAAGTATCACCGTCCTTATGAACCCGGTGCCGATGCCACATCGTTGCCGAGAACAACATTGGCTTGAGCACTTACGAATAATCCCATCAACAGTACTCTCACGATTTTCATTGCTTTCTCCTCTCGCATTCGGTTAGTGAGCGCGCACAAAGTCATGCCGCTCATGCCAGTAATCACTGCCAACGTGCACTTACTTCACACGGACGCGTCGTTGCCGCGAAGCACTGAGCAAGAGCGTTGCCAACCGATGGGATACTGGAAGGAAAACTACAACTGCTTGATTTAGCGAGACTATGCGTGCAGTAGCGGAGGTAAAGTGTATTCGCTTTTCTATTTCTGCAGCCTTGGTTTACGTTGCTGACAACAATGAAGCCGCAACGGAGTCAACGATTGCGAAACAAGCTGTTTCACTATTTGTGAGGCAAGGTTTTCGCCCAAGCATCAGTTGGCGCAGCTCGCGGGCGACCGGCTGTTTGAATGCGACTTTCTATGCGTCGGAAAGCGAGCAACTAGACAGGGTTCTAGGTTTGAGCAACGGGCTCGATCCCGAGTTCGTCGCCAAGACCGCGGTCTATTGCCGCGAGCAAAGCCTCATGAAGGACATGCCGGCGCTGTTGTGCGCGTCGTTGTCGACTCGCGACACTGAGTTGATGCAGGCAACCTTCGTTCGTGTCATCGACAACGGCAAGATGCTGCGCAACCTCGTGCAGATCCTGCGCTCTGGCGCCGTCGGTCGGAAGTCTTTGGGCACGGCGCCTAAGCGTCTGGTGCAAAGCTGGTTCGACCGTCAAGATGAGAGCGACTTGTTCCGCGCCGCCATCGGGCAGGATCCGTCCATCGAAGATGTGATCAAGATGGTGCATCCGAAGCCGAAGACTGAGGAGCAGGAAGCTCTGTACGGCTACCTGTTGGGGCGTTCGCACGATGCTGAGTCGCTGCCGGCTGTAGTTCGTGCGTGCGAGGCTTTCAAGGCGGGTGATACCACCGAGGTTCCCGACGTGCCGTTTATGAAGTTGACCGCGGTGGACTTGAGCGATTTGGCTTGGAAGAAAATCGCTGAGCGCGCTTCATGGCAGACCACCCGCATGAACTTGAACACCTTTGCTCGCCACGGCGTATTTGCCGATGCGGCTTTGGTGGAAAGGATCGCGGCGCGCTTGCGCGATCCGAAAGCGATCCGCAAGGCGCGGGCATTTCCGTATCAGTTGATGGTGGCCTACACCACGGCCGATGCAGCAATTCCTGGAGCGATCCCCGAGGCGTTGCAGGACGCCATGGAAGTGGCGATCGCAAACGTGCCCTGCTTCGCCGGCAAGGTCTACGTCTGCCCGGATGTGTCGGGTTTGATGTCGAGCGCGATCACCGGCTACCGCAAGGGTGCAACCAGCGCCGTGCGGGCGATCGATGTCGCGGCGCTGGTCGCCGCCGCGGTGGTGCGCAAGAATCCGTCGGCGGCGGTCTTGCCCTTTGAGCAGGACGTCGTGCCGTTGGCGCTCAACCCGCGCGATAGCGTGATAACCAATGCGGCCAAGCTCGCTGCCATCGGCGGCGGTGGGACCAACTGCAGCGCGCCGTTGGCGCAGTTGAACGAGCGCAAAGCCAAAGGTGATCTGGTGATCTTCGTCTCCGATAACGAGGCGTGGATCGACGCAGGCCATGGCCGCGGCACAGCAACGATGGCCGAGTGGCAGCGCTTCAAGGCGCGCAACCCGGCGGCAAAGTTGGTCTGCATCGACTTGCAGCCGTACGCCACGACCCAAGCGCAGGAGCGCGCAGATATTTTGAATATCGGCGGCGGCTTCTCGGATGCGGTATTCGACGTGATCGCGCGCTTTGCGCAAGGTTCACTGAACGCCGATCATTGGGTCGGTGAGATCGAAGCCGTGAGTTTGAATTAACTTTAACCGGGGCTGAATGCAGTCGAAACTACATTTGCGACATGTTCTGTCTCGACGACAAACTTGTCAGCTCCGATAAACCCAGGGCGACCCACCGGTCGCCCCCACGAAAATCGTGGCGCCGAATGCTGTTGGGATTACATCACAACCCTAGTACGGATGTCTCAACAAAAACTTGTCGGCCCAGAAACTTGTAGGGGCAACCGGCGGGTTGCCCTCAGGGATGCACGTAGCGAATGCCGAAGATAACTACATGGGTCGCGGGTTCGACTCCCCCTGGCTCCGTCAAACGGGCCATAGCTCAGCGGGAGAGCAATGTTTCCTTCAACAATTTGTCGCCACTAAATGCGGTTAGAAAGAATGGTGCGAAAAGCGATAGAATATTGAAACTAGCGGCGAATGCCGAAGCAACTGCATGGCCTCGCGGGTCTTCGGGTGCAAGTCCTGAAGCGCAGTCAACTGCGCTAGCTCAGGACAGAGCAACGAGAAAACGCTTCTTCAAGAACTTGTCGCCGCCCGTGGGGGAAATATGTCAGAGAGCAACTACAACCTGATTCAGCCAGAGAATGGCGTGCCCATCAAGGCCTGGACCAAGGGCGTCGCCATTGAAGGTTCAGCGGAGAAGCAGCTGCGCAACGTCGCGACCATGCCGTTCGTCTACAAATGGGTGGCGGCGATGCCGGACGTGCATTGGGGCATCGGCGCTACTGTAGGGAGTGTGATCCCCACCAAAGGCGCGATCATCCCAGCCGCCGTCGGCGTCGATATCGGCTGCGGCATGATGGCGGTGCGAACAACGTTGAACGCCAGCCAACTGCCAGACAACCTGCGCAGCGTGCGCTCGGCAATTGAAAAGGCGTGCCGCACGGACGCACCAACAACGGGCGCAAGGGCGACCGCGGCGCGTGGGGCGAAATCCCCAAGCGCCAGATCGGCGTGTGGCGCCAGCTCGAGATGGGCTACAAAGCGATCACGGAAAAGTATCCAAACTTAGATCGCGGCAATGATGTGAATCACTTGGGCACCCTCGGCACCGGCAACCACTTCATCGAAGTGTGCCTGGACGAAAGTGACCGGGTTTGGTTCATGCTCCATAGCGGGTCACGCGGCGTCGGCAATCGCATCGGGACCTTTTTCATCGATCTGGCGCGCAACGATATGCGCAAGCATATCGCGAATCTGCCGGATCGCGACCTCGCTTACTTCGAAGAAGGCAGCGAGCACTTCGAAGACTATGTGGATGCCGTGCACTGGGCGCAGGAGTTTGCCATGTACAACCGTAAACTGATGATGGAGCAGCTGGTCGAAGCGGTGGAAAATTGCCGCGAGCTGCCGGAGTTTTCACTGACTGAAACGGCGGTGAATTGCCATCATAACTACGTCGCCCGCGAAGAGCACTACGGCCATGCCGTGTTCGTCACCCGCAAAGGCGCGGTGCGCGCCGGCAAGGGCGACATGGGGATTATCCCCGGCAGCATGGGGGCGCGCTCGTACATCGTGCGCGGCCTCGGCAATCTCGAGAGCTTCGAAAGCTGCAGCCACGGCGCCGGCCGCGCCATGTCGCGCAACGAAGCCAAGCGCCGTTTTACGATTGACGATCACATCAAAGCCACTGCTGGCGTCGAATGCCGAAAAGACGCCAATGTTATCGACGAAACCCCAATGGCGTACAAGAACATCGACGATGTCATGAACGCGCAGAAGGATTTAGTCGAGATTGCGCATACGCTGCGGCAGGTGGTGTGTGTGAAAGGATAGGCTTGAGGCGCGAGTTGAAAGGATGAAAGATGAAAGCGGAAGTATGAAAGAAGAGTTCGGACAATTCCACCTTCATAATTCCGCTTTCATAATTATTTATGTTGGTTATCGACGGTTCCTACCACGAAGGCGGCGGGCAGATTCTGCGCACCGCGTTGACGCTCAGTCGCGCGACGCGCACGCCGTTTCGTATCGAAAAGATTCGCGCCGGTCGCAAGCGGCCGGGGCTGTTGCGCCAGCATCTGGCGGCGGTGAGGGCCGCGAGAAGGTCTATTTGCCGGTGCTACACCGTATCGGCACGAACATTCAATGCGAACTGCTCAAGGCGGGATTCTATCCGGCAGGCGGCGGCGCGATGACAGTTGCTATTCAACCCGCCGCTCAGTTGAAATCGCTCGATCTGACCCAGCGCGGCCAAGTGCGCCGCAAGCTCGCGCGCGCGCTGGTGGCCAACCTGCCGCGCAGCATCGGCGAGCGCGAGCTTGCCGTCATCGCTAAAAAGTTCGCGCTGACGCAGGACGAAGTAAGAGTCGAACATGTTTCGTCACCGGGTCCGGGTAATATCGTCATGTTGGAAATCGAGAGCGACCGCGTCACCGAGATTTCCACTGGTTTCGGCGAGCTCGGCGTGCGTGCGGAAACCGTAGCGGAACGCGCCTGCGCCAAGGCGCGGCGCTATCTGGCGTCGAGCGCTCCCGTTAGCGAGCATCTGGCGGATCAGTTGCTGTTGCCGTTGGCCTTAGCGAAAGGCGGCGTGTTTACCACCCTGCCGTTGTCAGCGCATACCAGGACGAATATCGATACGATTAAGAAATTTCTCGCGACCAAAATTCATGTCCGCGAAGCCAGCGCGGGCACCTGCTGAGCTAGGAGAACCCATGCCGAGAATCGCGTTAGATCTAAACAACCTCGATGATCTGAAAAAAGTAAGCCCATTGGCGTCTCGGCCCCGGACTCGTGCCCGGTCAGCCCAACGAAGGGTTGGTCGCGCAGCTTTTGAATACGCCAGCACGTCTGCCTGAGTACGACGATTCGAGGGTGAATAAGTGCAAGGGGAAAGGCTACCGGACAGAGCCAGGACAAAAGAACTAACCCTCGCTGGGTGATCGATTATGCTGATCCGACGGATCCGACCGATCGGTCTGAAGGTTCAACCCGACACGCTACCCGCCCACACTCAACCCCATCAGCGCCAACGCGGCGCGTCCGCCGATACCGTAGGGGTTGCCCATGGTTTCCTGCATCTCGAAGTGATTGAGCCCTTCGCCAACCAAAAGTTCCACCGGTTTGCCGGCGGCTTTCAGCGCTGCGGCGAAGTCGCGGTTTTGGCGCTGAAACTCGGGCGTCTCCTGCGTGCCATAGGCGAGTGTCACCGGACAGTTTAGTTTATCGAGATGGCGCTGCGAGCTGAGCTTCTCTTCCACCTCGTCGGTGAATTTTACATACTCGCTGCGCTTGGACATGCGCACCGGTTTTAAGTCGTACATGCCGCTGACGCACAAACCGCCTTTGACGATGTTCGGCGGCAAACCAAACTCTTTTTGCCAATCGGTGACGAGTATGCACCCGGTGAGATGCCCGCCCGAGGAGTGGCCCGACAGGTAAATTCTATTTGGGTCGCCGCCAAAGCTCGCCGCGTTCTTGTAAACCCACGCCACGGCGCTGCGCACTTGTTGCGCCATCGGCAGCAAATTGCCGCCGGCGTCAGCGATCTGAACGAAATCTAAAATCACGTAATGCGCCCCCGCGTTGACGAACATCTCCGCCGCGAAAGCAAAATCCCTCGCCGCGCCATTGCGCCACGCGCCGCCGTGGGTAAAAACCATCACCGGCGCATTGGGCTTTTTGGTCTTATAGATGTCGAGCTTCTCGATTTCGCTCGACCCATAAGCGCGCCGCTCCGGCGGCATGCGCTTCAACACCGACTCGCTGGCGACTTTGCGCCGCAATGCCAACAGCGGTTGATTCGGTGCGTAGACGGTCTGGTCGTAGGCGTCGTCTAGTGCTTTCTGATCCATGTCCAACCAAACGATTGGACCTTTAACCCGCGTTTCCGTAGCTGTGCCGGCCATCTTTTTCTCCGTGTCAGACTATTGCCTATTGCCTACTTTTCTATGCCATAAAACCGCTTGGCGTTGGTCGCCAGCACCGCGGCTTTATCCGCCTGATTGATATCGTCGCGCTCCAGGAAGAACGGCACCTAGGTCACGCCGCCTTCGAGAAAGCCGACGCGCAATTTCGGAAAGCGATCGAACACGCCGTAGGACAACATCGCTGCGGCTTGGGTCATGAGGCCGAAGGGATGGCCTAAAGCGTGCACCGGATAGTAAACTCCAATCGAGTCCATGCCCAAATGCTGCAGCGCGCACCGATCGAGATCTCTTTCGCTTTATAATCGGCTTCTATTTCCGCCACGGCTTCGCCCAAGTCCGGGTTGCTCGCCGACAAAGAAACCTGCTGCTGCAGGCGCTACGGCGGGTATCGATTCTTTCTCGCCGCCTTCTAGATAATGAAAATGAATGTGATCGAAGGCAGGAAAAACTTCTTGGCGATTGCCCGCCGGCATGAACTTCGAGATTTCGTCCATGTGCGGCCGGTCGTTGACGTGGCCGTCGGCGTCGATGATTTGCATGGGGCGTTCCTTTCGTAGAATCTCTCCGCCTATAACAAGTCTCGAAGCGAGCGTCTAGTTGAAAATCTTACAAATTACGCGATAATCGAAACATTCCACACAGCGGAGCCCAATGCATGGCGCAAGCTAAAAACAAAGCAGAAGTAAAGCTACAACAGTTGATCGCCGGCGCAAAGCAAAAGAACATCGAGATCCGCACTGAGAAGTTGCTGCGGGAGATCGGTTATAGGACTCATAGCGGGCGCTGCAAGGTGCGCGGCCAGGACGTCATCCTATTGGACCGCGACGCGTCGATCCACGACCAGATTGAATTTCTCACCACCGTACTCGCCGAGAACGCGCCCAACCAAAGCTAACGTGGATGGGCTGACGGTTTGAACGGCTTGAACCGTTGGAACGATTTGAACGTTCTTGTAGTTTAGTGGACGCGGATTTTTTTGGCGGCTTCGATGCCCAAGGAGAATTCG
Above is a genomic segment from Deltaproteobacteria bacterium containing:
- a CDS encoding type II/IV secretion system protein, with amino-acid sequence MEKGLIDEATLIRALYEQSQSDGNGAKQPRGKFDALVIAGRLQQAEVDAAQKDAQRMAVPVENILMERYRVGRKEIGVALSVYYRCPFMEFDEKQTVAREQLRGVNLSYLKANFWVPLRVTDKSVVVLLDDPYAHTKVQDIQRLFPGKEIERRVGLRDDILRYINSINGPAESKARVESLSAILGQLEEADWDEQKEVKEEVLVNENDSGVVRLVNQIISEASKQGVSDIHIEPQGGQLETLIRFRVDGRCFEYLRVPSAYRRALVSRLKIMAGIDIAERRKPQDGKIKFRLRDRSIELRVATIPTAGLGNEDVVLRLLTAEKPLPLDELHMIARNLREFRTILAKPYGLILCVGPTGSGKTTTLHSALSAINETHRKIWTAEDPVELTQPGLRQVQVNSKIGFTFATAMRAFLRADPDVIMVGEIRDRETADVAIEASLTGHLVLSTLHTNSSVETVTRLPEMGVDPFNFADSLLGVLAQRLARCICESCREKYHPTRDEYDALIYGYGEEAFAKLEIAYDESFFLYRGKGCPACRDSGYRGRIGLHELLINTERVKQWIHSRATVAELHKLALAEGMTTLVQDGVLKVLQGWTDYNQVKAVAMR
- a CDS encoding cobalamin-independent methionine synthase II family protein, whose amino-acid sequence is MKHSTERILVSHVGSLARPKDLMEMLVARNEGRAYDKATLSKRMRESVAEVVAKQIECGIDVVNDGELGKSNFSRYTKERLGGFVERTADLNFKPTSIFGRDMKEFTEYFNRGGRTAIGHHARVFYAVEPLKYVGQEEVQEDIANLKAALQGKKYEEAFLPAIAPGTMEHWMKNEYYKTNEEYLFAIAGAMAEEYKAIVDAGFVLQIDDPDLADAWQMFPDMSLADYRKYQELRVDALNHALKGLPEDRIRFHMCWGSYHGPHKYDMPLKDIIDIILKVRASCYSIEASNPVHEHEWRVWQEVKLPARKMLMPGVIGHCSDFIEHPRAIADRLVRYAKIVGKDNVIAGTDCGIGSRVGHPQVGWAKFQAMAEGARIASKELWG
- a CDS encoding alpha/beta hydrolase, whose product is MAGTATETRVKGPIVWLDMDQKALDDAYDQTVYAPNQPLLALRRKVASESVLKRMPPERRAYGSSEIEKLDIYKTKKPNAPVMVFTHGGAWRNGAARDFAFAAEMFVNAGAHYVILDFVQIADAGGNLLPMAQQVRSAVAWVYKNAASFGGDPNRIYLSGHSSGGHLTGCILVTDWQKEFGLPPNIVKGGLCVSGMYDLKPVRMSKRSEYVKFTDEVEEKLSSQRHLDKLNCPVTLAYGTQETPEFQRQNRDFAAALKAAGKPVELLVGEGLNHFEMQETMGNPYGIGGRAALALMGLSVGG